ATATACTCATAATCAAAAACATCTTTTCCTGAATCTCGATCTCTACGGTAGGAGTCAATTTTATAATAATAGTATTCAATTATTAAATTGGAATAATCATCAGAAATTGAAAGGGCTAGTGAGTTGAAAATATGATACTTGGTATTTTTAACTTCAAATTTGAAATCATCAAAATTTAATCGCCCCAATTGTTCAAAGCCATATTTAAACCCATATGTTACATCTAAATTATCTGAAGTTTTAAAGGTAATTGAATCAGCAGTAGAAAAGTTTTTCAAAACTATGCTTTTTACGAACAGAGTATCGTAATCATAAACCTGATATCTTGTATCGAAAATACCGCCCAGTTTGAATTCAAGATAATCAACAGATGAGATCTTAATATTTGTTGTGCTTTTAATACTATAATCTTCGTGATTATTTGCAGATTTTAATGAGGACAAATTAACTAAATGATAATAATCAAGGTTTAAATATTGTGAAAATGAAATCAAACTATCAAAGTGTTTAGATCTCCAGTATGGACTTAATGTTCCTGAAATTATATCTCTGTCGTCGTTCTTCTCTTTGATAAGAGATTTATATTCATATTTTGAGTATTCCAGATCATAACCGTACTCACAATTATCTCTAAACCACAGGCTGTTATTATTCAAAGATACTTTATAGTCCGTATAAGAATTTTTATTGCTTTCGAAACTAAACTCTTCACTTCTTCTCACAATTTTAAAACCATTTTTTGATTGAAAATCAACATCCATAAAATAGACCTGATTTTCTAAAGTAAAATCGTCTGTTTCATTTTCTGAAAAAACACTTCCCTTACTATCTGTTACTTTGTTTTTTTGCATAAAGCCAAGAGATGACTCATTTGTCCAATTATTATTAACAATATAATTCACTCCAAATTTGAAATCATATGCATCAGATTGTAAGAGCTTACTTTCAGTTTTATAAGAATCATAATGATACTTATCGAAAAAAAAAGTTCCGGAACTACTTATGACAATATCATTCAGAAAGATCTTCGAAAACCTCAATCCAATTTTACTGTTTATATTATTGTCATCGTCAAGATTGTCTAATCTATAATCAGCATCTCCATGGATATAATCAAGCTCGTTCTTTGTATTGTCATATTTAATATTTGAAAATGCATCATACCCCTCTTTGGTAAGATTATTCTCCTTAGTATTTTTATAGCCTACCCCACCTGTAAGTTCGTATTCTTTTACATTCCAGCCAAGAATGGGTATAATTGAAAAATTGTGGATTGCAGGCCTTTCTAAAATCTCATTTGTTGAATAATCACCTCGAAACCTAGCTCCATAAAGATAATTTTGATTTCTCCTGAGAAATTCTGCGTCTAAATAATTTGACAACTTGTAATCATTACTGTAAAACGTTGAGACATTGTATCCATCTATTTTGAAAGTTGAAACAGAATCCGTCTTATTGTAAAACAATCTCGAGTCAATGTTTTTATAATTGTAATATTCGTTGTAGCTTATAGTTAGAGAATCATTTTGTTGCCCTATTAGATTAGTAGCAGACAATATTACGAATAGCAAAAGAATTATCAAGCCAACTCCATATTGTTACAGTTATGAGTATAGTAAAATTTTATTCCTGTACCTAGCCATAAAAAATAAAATTTTGCCATAAGGTTTGTTATTACAAATTTGCTTATAATGTAAACTTTGTATATATTTCATAAAAAATCGGAGAAGTCGATTGTATTCCAGAACAATCAAATTGAATAAGGGCAGAGATGAATCAATAAAAAGATTCCATCCATGGATTTTTAGCGGTGCAATTAAATCTATAGATAAAGATATTTCAGAAGGTGAACTTGTAAGAGTAGTAGACCATAGCGGAAATATTTTGTGTCATGGCTATTACCAGATTGGCTCAATAAGTGTAAGAATTTTAACTTTTGATGATACAATTATCAATTACGATCTAATTGAATCTAGAATTAAAGCAGCTTGGGATATGCGGATCTCTCTGGGTTTAACCAGCTCTGAAAATACAAATGTTTTTAGACTTATCTATGCAGAAGGCGATAATCTTCCTGGCTTAATTGCTGATTATTATAACGGCAACATTGTTCTTCAATTTCATACTGTCGGAATGTTCCTATTGAGAGAACAAATAGTTAAAGGTTTAAAATCTGTTCTTGGTGAAAAATGCAAATCTATTTATGATAAAAGTAGTGGAACTCTTCCCTACAAAGCTGAAGTAAAAGCTGACGATGGTTTCCTTTATGGACAGTTGGAAGAATCAGAAGTTCTCGAGTATGGTTTAAAATTTTCAGTTGATTGGATAAATGGTCAAAAAACAGGATTTTTTGTTGATCAAAGAGAAAATAGAAAATTACTTGAGAAATATTCAAGTGGGAAAAAAGTACTGAACATGTTTTGCTATACTGGAGGCTTTTCCTTCTACGCAATGAATGGCGGTGCAGATCAAGTTACATCGGTTGATATATCTGAAAAAGCAATCGAAGGGACCATAAAAAATGTTGAATTAAATTTCCCCAATGATAAAAGACACGAAGCATTCGTTAGTGATGCATTTGACTACCTAAGAGATAATGCAGAAAAATATGATATTATTGTACTTGATCCACCGGCCTTTGCAAAGCACAGGGATTCGCTAAAACAAGCATTGGTTGGATATAGAAGACTGAATAAGCTTGCCATTTCTAAAATAAAAAAGGGCGGCATCATTTTCACATTTTCTTGTTCTCAAGTTGTAGATAGAGTTTCATTTAGAAATACTATTTTTACAGCTGCTGCTCAAACAGGGAGGAGCATAAAAATTATTGAACAGATGACTCAGTGTGCAGATCACCCTGTAAATATTTATCACCCTGAAGGCGAGTATCTTAAAGGACTCGTTCTCTATGTAGATTAGAAAGGAGGATTAGTCTTCACGAAATTCCACATCGAATCGTCCCCATAAACAAAAATCATATACATATAACTAATAGTTAAACAAATTGTCCATTAACATATCAAAGGTGTGATATTTCGTATTAGGCTGCCTAAGGAAATGGAATATAACAACAGATTAATGAAGTAAAAAACGATAGAAAAAAAAATTTTTTTTATTTCAATTCTTAAATTGTTATTTACATTTATAGAAAAAGAGAAAAAAGAATACGTATAAATTGAGAGGTAGGTTATGAAATTGATGAGAGGGTTACTTTATGTAATACTGTTGCTTGCGGTGACAGGTGTTTACGGAAAAGAAATAAAATTACTAACTTTGGAAAACCCACCATTGGAATATAAAGATAATGGTGTTGCCAAAGGATTTAATGTAGAGCTTGTTACCGAAGTTCTGAAAAGAATGGGTCATACTGCAAACATTGAAATTATGCCTTGGAAAAGAGC
This Candidatus Delongbacteria bacterium DNA region includes the following protein-coding sequences:
- a CDS encoding class I SAM-dependent rRNA methyltransferase, whose product is MYSRTIKLNKGRDESIKRFHPWIFSGAIKSIDKDISEGELVRVVDHSGNILCHGYYQIGSISVRILTFDDTIINYDLIESRIKAAWDMRISLGLTSSENTNVFRLIYAEGDNLPGLIADYYNGNIVLQFHTVGMFLLREQIVKGLKSVLGEKCKSIYDKSSGTLPYKAEVKADDGFLYGQLEESEVLEYGLKFSVDWINGQKTGFFVDQRENRKLLEKYSSGKKVLNMFCYTGGFSFYAMNGGADQVTSVDISEKAIEGTIKNVELNFPNDKRHEAFVSDAFDYLRDNAEKYDIIVLDPPAFAKHRDSLKQALVGYRRLNKLAISKIKKGGIIFTFSCSQVVDRVSFRNTIFTAAAQTGRSIKIIEQMTQCADHPVNIYHPEGEYLKGLVLYVD